One stretch of Streptomyces sp. NBC_00443 DNA includes these proteins:
- a CDS encoding FadR/GntR family transcriptional regulator: MDETAPQKGTVPQRAIEQIKGMIAEGRLEPGQRLPTERDLAVGLGISRSSMREAIRALTVLGVLEARHGSGIYVTQLEAGDLLETFGVVADLSRGPRLVELLEVRRILESTATALAAARITPDQLAEVEKHLTAMNATEDPEEILAHDLAFHRAIAAAAGNDTMAAILEGLSSRTFRARVWRGYQEEGAFTRTRREHAAIHRALVAHDPEAARAAAAAHVGEVEQWLRTQLGG; the protein is encoded by the coding sequence GTGGACGAGACAGCCCCGCAGAAGGGCACCGTGCCGCAGCGCGCCATCGAGCAGATCAAGGGGATGATCGCCGAGGGGAGGCTGGAGCCCGGCCAGCGCCTGCCGACGGAACGCGATCTGGCGGTCGGACTCGGCATCTCCCGCAGCTCGATGCGCGAGGCGATCCGCGCGCTGACCGTGCTGGGAGTGCTGGAGGCCCGGCACGGTTCGGGCATCTACGTCACCCAGCTGGAGGCCGGCGACCTGCTGGAGACGTTCGGCGTGGTCGCCGACCTCTCCCGGGGCCCGCGTCTGGTGGAGCTGCTGGAGGTGCGCCGCATCCTGGAGTCGACGGCGACGGCGCTGGCGGCGGCACGCATCACACCGGACCAGCTCGCCGAGGTCGAGAAGCACCTGACGGCGATGAACGCCACGGAGGACCCGGAGGAGATCCTCGCCCACGACCTGGCCTTCCATCGCGCGATCGCGGCCGCCGCCGGCAACGACACCATGGCCGCGATCCTGGAGGGCCTGTCCTCGCGCACCTTCCGCGCCCGCGTCTGGCGCGGCTACCAGGAGGAGGGCGCCTTCACCCGCACCCGCCGCGAACACGCCGCGATCCACCGCGCCTTGGTGGCCCACGATCCGGAGGCGGCCCGGGCCGCGGCGGCCGCGCATGTGGGCGAGGTGGAGCAGTGGCTGCGGACGCAGCTGGGCGGCTGA
- a CDS encoding peptidoglycan recognition protein family protein, translating to MEALLKLVTRAQLGWPASAAPTQTSTKGVKVHYEGAPVSVQLLDDHDLCIAEWKRIRVDHLANKKENYSDIAYNYGACPHGHLLEGRGLGKRTGANGNQDLNRGHYAIMGLVGDEGLTEPTDAMLGAIRDGIELLRGHGAGNEIKGHRDGLATACPGDHLYAWVKKGAPHPDGSTPDPAPRPVIDVSKVVAAALHDPAASGTPVSYSGVKVVEKALVAEGLLESSLVDGHFGTATVEAYAAWQRRCGLTGDAADGIPGRASLETLGREHGFDVKP from the coding sequence TTGGAGGCACTTTTGAAGCTCGTCACGCGAGCCCAGCTGGGCTGGCCCGCATCCGCCGCACCCACGCAGACATCGACCAAGGGCGTGAAAGTCCACTACGAAGGCGCACCGGTCAGCGTGCAGCTCCTCGACGACCACGATCTCTGCATCGCCGAGTGGAAGAGGATCCGCGTCGACCACCTGGCGAACAAGAAGGAGAACTACTCGGACATCGCCTACAACTACGGTGCCTGCCCGCACGGTCACCTCCTGGAGGGCCGGGGCCTGGGCAAGCGCACCGGAGCGAATGGCAACCAGGACCTCAACCGTGGCCACTACGCGATCATGGGCCTGGTCGGCGACGAGGGGCTCACCGAGCCGACGGACGCGATGCTCGGCGCGATCCGCGACGGCATCGAGCTGCTGCGCGGCCACGGTGCCGGCAACGAGATCAAGGGGCACCGGGACGGCCTGGCCACGGCGTGTCCGGGCGATCACCTGTACGCGTGGGTGAAGAAGGGCGCCCCGCATCCGGACGGTTCGACGCCCGATCCCGCGCCGAGGCCGGTGATCGACGTGTCGAAGGTGGTCGCCGCGGCCCTGCACGACCCGGCCGCGTCCGGCACCCCGGTGTCGTACTCGGGCGTGAAGGTCGTGGAGAAGGCGCTCGTCGCGGAGGGCCTGTTGGAATCCAGCCTCGTGGACGGCCACTTCGGCACGGCGACCGTCGAGGCGTACGCGGCCTGGCAGCGCCGCTGCGGCCTCACCGGGGATGCCGCCGACGGCATCCCCGGTCGTGCGTCACTGGAGACGCTCGGACGGGAGCACGGATTCGACGTGAAGCCGTAG
- a CDS encoding alpha-mannosidase: MHDDRSLVEARLKRVLDERIRPAVYPESVPLDVAVWHAPGEPVPVAEGLAAEPEPIEVGARWGAPWGTSWFRVTGTVPEEWAGKTVEALLDLGFDENMPGFQCEGLVYRPDGTPVKGLNPRNQWVRIGAPVKGGEQVRLHIEAASNPVILDYHPFLPTQLGDKDTAGSEPQYTLTRMDLAVLDENVWQLVIDLEVLGELMAELPVESARRWDILRAVDQALDSIDLQDVGGTAARARERLAGVLATPAVPSAHRISAVGHAHIDSAWLWPLRETVRKVARTTSNMTALIEDEPDFVFAMSQAQQWAWVKEHRPEVWARVKKAVADGRFVPAGGMWVESDTNMPGSEAMARQFVHGKRFFLDEFGVENDEAWLPDTFGFAAGLPQIIKAAGSKWLLTQKISWSQTNKFPHHTFQWEGIDGTRIFTHFPPVDTYNCSMKGSEIAHAGRNFKDKGVARHSLAPTGWGDGGGGTTREMIAKAARLRDLEGSATVVWETPAAFFEKAEAEYANPPVWVGELYLELHRATLTSQARTKQGNRRSEHLLREAELWAATAAVRTGFPYPYEELDRIWKTVLLHQFHDILPGSSIAWVHREARATYERLAGELTAIIESAQRALAGEGETELVFNSAPHPREGVPAGGARPPATEGRTALAPRPDGGYVLDNGLLRVEIDARGLVVSAYDIDADRETIAPGAAAGLLQLHPDFPNMWDAWDVDEFYRNTVTDLTGLDEIAPEGEGVRIVRSFGDSRVTQLLSLAPGERRLVVDTEVDWHETEKFLKLAFPLDVHAERYASETQFGHFHRPTHTNTSWETAKFEACNHRFVHLEEPGWGVAVVNDSTYGHDVTRTVRTEGDQGTTTTVRVSLLRAPRFPDPETDQGVHRFRHALVPGAGIGDAVREGWRVNLPERSVTGARDVAPLVTVDRDAVVVTAVKLADDGSGDVVVRLHEAHGGRVRATLTADFDVADVAATDLLERPLPQTPSYDGRRVALRLRPFELVTLRLRRTAVH, translated from the coding sequence ATGCATGATGACCGCAGCCTGGTCGAAGCCCGCCTCAAGCGCGTCCTCGACGAGCGCATCCGACCCGCCGTGTACCCCGAGTCCGTGCCGCTGGACGTCGCGGTGTGGCATGCGCCCGGCGAGCCGGTGCCGGTCGCCGAGGGACTCGCGGCCGAACCCGAGCCGATCGAGGTCGGGGCGCGGTGGGGTGCTCCCTGGGGCACCAGCTGGTTCCGGGTCACCGGGACCGTGCCCGAAGAGTGGGCCGGGAAGACCGTCGAGGCACTGCTCGACCTCGGGTTCGACGAGAACATGCCCGGCTTCCAGTGCGAGGGCCTCGTCTACCGGCCCGACGGCACCCCGGTGAAGGGCCTCAACCCGCGCAACCAGTGGGTGCGCATCGGCGCGCCCGTCAAGGGCGGGGAGCAGGTGCGGCTGCACATCGAGGCGGCCTCCAACCCGGTCATCCTCGACTACCACCCCTTCCTGCCCACGCAGTTGGGCGACAAGGACACCGCCGGCAGCGAACCGCAGTACACGCTCACCCGCATGGACCTGGCCGTCCTCGACGAGAACGTCTGGCAGCTGGTCATCGACCTCGAGGTGCTCGGCGAGCTGATGGCCGAGCTGCCGGTGGAGTCGGCGCGCCGCTGGGACATCCTGCGGGCGGTGGACCAGGCCCTCGACTCGATCGACCTCCAGGACGTGGGCGGCACGGCGGCGCGGGCGCGGGAACGGCTGGCCGGTGTCCTGGCCACGCCCGCCGTGCCGTCCGCCCACCGCATCAGCGCCGTCGGGCACGCGCACATCGACTCGGCATGGCTGTGGCCGCTGCGCGAGACCGTGCGCAAGGTGGCCCGTACGACGTCCAACATGACCGCGCTGATCGAGGACGAGCCCGACTTCGTCTTCGCCATGTCGCAGGCCCAGCAGTGGGCTTGGGTCAAGGAGCACCGGCCCGAGGTGTGGGCGCGGGTGAAGAAGGCGGTGGCGGACGGGCGGTTCGTGCCGGCCGGCGGTATGTGGGTGGAGTCGGACACCAACATGCCCGGCTCGGAGGCGATGGCCCGGCAGTTCGTGCACGGCAAGCGGTTCTTCCTGGACGAGTTCGGAGTCGAGAACGACGAGGCGTGGCTGCCGGACACGTTCGGCTTCGCCGCCGGACTGCCGCAGATCATCAAGGCCGCGGGCTCCAAGTGGCTGCTGACCCAGAAGATCTCCTGGTCACAGACCAACAAGTTCCCACATCACACCTTCCAGTGGGAGGGCATCGACGGCACCCGGATCTTCACCCACTTCCCGCCCGTCGACACCTACAACTGCTCCATGAAGGGCAGCGAGATCGCCCACGCGGGCCGCAACTTCAAGGACAAGGGCGTCGCCCGGCACTCCCTCGCCCCGACGGGCTGGGGCGACGGAGGCGGCGGCACCACCCGCGAGATGATCGCGAAGGCGGCGCGGCTGCGGGACCTCGAAGGCTCGGCGACCGTGGTCTGGGAGACCCCGGCGGCGTTCTTCGAGAAGGCCGAGGCCGAGTACGCGAACCCACCGGTCTGGGTCGGCGAGCTCTACCTCGAACTCCACCGCGCCACACTCACCAGCCAGGCCAGGACCAAGCAGGGCAACCGCCGCAGCGAACACCTGTTGCGCGAGGCGGAACTGTGGGCCGCGACGGCAGCCGTGCGGACCGGATTCCCCTATCCGTACGAGGAGCTGGACCGCATCTGGAAGACGGTGCTGTTGCACCAGTTCCACGACATCCTGCCCGGCTCGTCCATCGCGTGGGTGCACCGGGAGGCACGCGCGACGTACGAGCGCCTCGCGGGCGAGCTGACCGCGATCATCGAGTCGGCCCAGCGCGCCCTGGCGGGCGAGGGCGAGACCGAGCTCGTCTTCAACTCCGCCCCGCACCCGCGCGAGGGCGTACCGGCGGGCGGCGCACGCCCCCCGGCGACCGAGGGCCGCACGGCGCTCGCGCCCCGCCCGGACGGCGGATACGTCCTCGACAACGGCCTGCTGCGCGTGGAGATCGACGCACGGGGCCTGGTCGTGTCGGCGTACGACATCGACGCCGACCGCGAGACGATCGCGCCCGGCGCAGCCGCGGGCCTCCTCCAGCTCCACCCCGACTTCCCGAACATGTGGGACGCCTGGGACGTCGACGAGTTCTACCGCAACACCGTCACCGATCTGACCGGCTTGGACGAGATCGCCCCCGAGGGGGAGGGCGTGCGCATCGTGCGGTCCTTCGGTGACTCCCGCGTCACCCAACTGCTCTCCCTCGCGCCCGGGGAGCGGCGGCTGGTGGTGGACACCGAGGTGGACTGGCACGAGACGGAGAAGTTCCTGAAGCTCGCCTTCCCGCTCGACGTGCACGCCGAAAGGTACGCGTCCGAGACCCAGTTCGGGCACTTCCACCGGCCCACGCACACCAACACCTCCTGGGAGACGGCCAAGTTCGAGGCCTGCAACCACCGGTTCGTGCACCTGGAGGAGCCGGGCTGGGGCGTCGCCGTCGTCAACGATTCGACCTACGGCCACGACGTGACCCGCACGGTCCGCACCGAGGGCGACCAGGGCACGACCACCACGGTCCGGGTGTCCCTCCTGCGCGCCCCGCGCTTCCCGGACCCCGAGACCGACCAGGGCGTCCACCGCTTCCGGCACGCCCTGGTGCCGGGCGCGGGCATCGGGGACGCGGTGCGCGAGGGCTGGCGGGTCAACCTGCCGGAGCGGTCGGTGACCGGCGCGAGGGACGTGGCGCCGCTGGTGACGGTGGACCGGGACGCAGTCGTGGTCACGGCCGTCAAGCTGGCCGACGACGGCAGCGGAGATGTGGTGGTGCGGCTCCACGAGGCCCACGGCGGCCGGGTACGGGCCACGCTGACGGCGGACTTCGACGTCGCGGACGTCGCGGCGACGGACCTGCTGGAACGCCCGCTGCCTCAGACGCCGTCGTACGACGGCCGTCGCGTCGCCCTGCGGCTGCGGCCCTTCGAACTGGTGACGTTGCGGCTGCGGCGGACTGCGGTCCACTGA
- a CDS encoding endo-beta-N-acetylglucosaminidase produces MKPTRRTVLIAAATAAMLPSSPAVAAPRPKAAALQPYASYWYPDSLPSGTPGTGITWRSLKSWRPADDPDLAFNAATVPLAPRFTPTPVNPTARDGQARIQSLVSFGPTAGNPSQGAATADYYALTHWAYVDELVFWGGSSGEGLILAPNAPIVDAAHRHGVPVLGNIFLPPVAYGGQLQWTRDLVQKDAAGRYPLAERLVAVADAYGFDGWFVNAETSGGNTALGSAMLGFMRELKTLAKAKGQRVTWYDSMTVNGSVSWQGALNSQNEAFFQAADDMFVDFRWTAAKLTSSGERAGQLGRSRYELWAGVDVESNGWNSSVNWDAMVPRDKAHVVSVGFYRPEWTRNHLPADGRGPEAFHAADDRFWTGRSLDPSRPDGTDAWRAPAVSVADRSTVTAVPFASVFNTGHGLRWYEHGKVTSDKPWNHLGLQDRLPSRRWVVHTDGQHPAVTLDFEDAWRGGSSVLVDGELDEPAVVDVYATRLPITADTVVELTHRTDAGSVKVELAVATAEPSSPGATPPYTYFPVNSGSTWQTSTVRLTGLTGTAHAIGVRLTATGGAVKWRLGGIAVREAVTTPAAPTGFRITAASGGDLRLAWNPGSGDVRHHTLHRVLADGSRRFLGGTCQPAYFIAGLQPEQGEQTARLDLRAVGELYTSSAPVTVTHTW; encoded by the coding sequence GTGAAACCCACCAGACGCACCGTCCTCATCGCCGCCGCCACGGCCGCGATGCTCCCCTCGTCACCGGCGGTGGCAGCACCGAGGCCCAAAGCCGCCGCGCTCCAGCCGTACGCCTCCTACTGGTACCCGGACTCGCTGCCCTCCGGCACCCCGGGCACCGGCATCACCTGGCGCAGCCTGAAGTCCTGGCGCCCGGCGGACGATCCGGACCTCGCCTTCAACGCGGCGACCGTCCCGCTCGCCCCGCGCTTCACGCCGACGCCGGTGAACCCGACCGCCCGCGACGGCCAGGCCCGTATCCAGTCCCTGGTGTCCTTCGGCCCCACCGCGGGCAATCCCTCGCAGGGCGCGGCCACCGCCGACTACTACGCCCTCACCCACTGGGCCTACGTCGACGAACTGGTCTTCTGGGGCGGCTCGTCGGGGGAGGGGCTGATCCTCGCCCCGAACGCGCCGATCGTCGACGCCGCCCACCGGCACGGGGTGCCCGTGCTCGGCAACATCTTCCTGCCGCCCGTCGCCTACGGCGGGCAGCTGCAGTGGACCCGTGACCTGGTGCAGAAGGACGCGGCCGGGCGGTATCCGCTGGCCGAACGGCTGGTCGCGGTCGCGGACGCGTACGGGTTCGACGGGTGGTTCGTCAATGCCGAGACCAGCGGCGGGAACACCGCGCTGGGTTCGGCGATGCTGGGCTTCATGCGCGAGCTGAAGACGCTTGCCAAGGCCAAGGGCCAGCGCGTGACCTGGTACGACTCGATGACCGTGAACGGGTCCGTGAGCTGGCAGGGCGCCCTCAACTCCCAGAATGAGGCGTTCTTCCAGGCCGCCGACGACATGTTCGTCGACTTCCGGTGGACGGCGGCGAAGCTGACCTCGTCCGGAGAGCGCGCCGGTCAACTGGGCCGCAGCCGGTACGAGTTGTGGGCGGGCGTCGATGTCGAGTCGAACGGCTGGAACTCGTCCGTGAACTGGGACGCGATGGTGCCCCGCGACAAGGCGCACGTGGTGTCGGTCGGCTTCTACCGGCCCGAGTGGACACGCAACCACCTGCCCGCGGACGGCAGGGGGCCGGAAGCGTTCCACGCCGCCGACGACCGGTTCTGGACCGGGCGTTCACTGGACCCGTCCCGGCCGGACGGCACAGACGCCTGGCGGGCACCGGCCGTGTCGGTCGCCGACCGGTCCACGGTCACGGCGGTCCCCTTCGCCAGCGTGTTCAACACCGGGCACGGGCTGCGCTGGTACGAGCACGGGAAGGTGACGTCGGACAAGCCGTGGAACCATCTGGGCCTCCAGGACCGGCTGCCGTCCCGGCGCTGGGTCGTGCACACCGACGGACAGCACCCCGCTGTGACTCTTGACTTCGAGGACGCGTGGCGTGGCGGGAGCAGTGTGCTCGTCGACGGTGAACTGGACGAGCCGGCGGTCGTGGACGTGTACGCGACCCGCCTGCCGATCACGGCCGACACGGTGGTCGAGCTGACGCACCGGACCGATGCGGGCAGTGTGAAGGTCGAGTTGGCCGTGGCCACGGCCGAGCCGAGCAGTCCGGGCGCGACACCGCCGTACACGTACTTCCCCGTGAACTCGGGCAGCACATGGCAGACCTCGACCGTACGGCTCACCGGCCTGACCGGCACCGCGCACGCGATCGGCGTCCGGCTCACCGCGACGGGCGGGGCCGTGAAGTGGCGGCTGGGCGGCATCGCGGTGAGGGAGGCCGTCACCACGCCGGCGGCGCCGACCGGCTTCCGGATCACCGCAGCGTCCGGCGGAGACCTGCGCCTCGCCTGGAACCCCGGCTCCGGCGACGTACGCCACCACACCCTGCACCGCGTCCTGGCCGACGGCTCCCGGCGCTTCCTCGGCGGCACCTGTCAGCCGGCCTACTTCATCGCCGGGCTGCAACCCGAACAGGGGGAGCAGACCGCACGGTTGGACCTGCGTGCCGTAGGGGAGCTCTACACATCGTCGGCCCCCGTGACCGTGACGCACACCTGGTAA
- a CDS encoding glycoside hydrolase 5 family protein produces MPSAVRFGVNYTPSVGWFHHWLDFDLDSVRADLDSIAALGLDHVRVFPLWPYFQPNRTLIRGRAVDQLVQLVDAAAERGLDVNVDGLQGHLSSFDFLPAWTRTWHRRNLFTDSDVLDGQAAYLRTLAAALDDRPNFLGMTLGNEVNQFSAGPHPDPDRATEDEIDRWLTRMLAACEEGAPGRLHLHAEYDATWYQDDQPFTPAQAARHGAVTAVHSWVFNGTAQRHGRTSVPTEHHAAYLVELSKAWAGDACRPVWLQEVGAPAPLVPPEHAAAFTEATVANALDCPDLWGITWWCSHDVSRELADFPGLEYGLGLLTNDRKPKDAARVLERAAQEAPRPPEPRTTALIVPADPSTRSLCAPGGTVFDAYFRLVADGVRPTTVLDVRAADQEHLMARDITEVVAPDQVLPTPQGGTRS; encoded by the coding sequence ATGCCTTCTGCCGTGCGCTTCGGCGTCAACTACACCCCAAGCGTCGGGTGGTTCCACCACTGGCTCGACTTCGACCTCGACTCCGTACGCGCCGACCTCGACTCCATCGCCGCGCTGGGTCTCGACCACGTCCGGGTGTTCCCGCTGTGGCCGTACTTCCAGCCGAACCGCACCCTGATCCGTGGCCGCGCCGTCGACCAGCTGGTCCAGCTCGTCGACGCCGCCGCCGAACGCGGCCTCGACGTCAACGTGGACGGCCTGCAAGGGCACTTGAGCAGCTTCGACTTCCTGCCTGCCTGGACCCGGACCTGGCACCGCCGGAACCTCTTCACCGACTCGGACGTCCTCGACGGCCAGGCCGCCTACCTGCGCACCCTCGCCGCAGCCCTCGACGACCGCCCCAACTTCCTCGGCATGACCCTCGGCAACGAGGTCAACCAGTTCTCGGCGGGCCCGCACCCCGACCCCGACCGGGCGACCGAGGACGAGATCGACCGCTGGCTCACGCGCATGCTCGCCGCCTGCGAGGAGGGCGCCCCCGGGCGGCTGCACCTGCACGCCGAGTACGACGCCACCTGGTACCAGGACGACCAGCCGTTCACGCCCGCTCAGGCCGCCCGGCACGGCGCCGTCACGGCCGTGCACTCCTGGGTCTTCAACGGCACCGCCCAGCGCCACGGCCGTACCTCCGTCCCGACCGAGCACCACGCCGCGTACCTCGTCGAGCTGAGCAAGGCCTGGGCCGGCGACGCGTGCCGTCCCGTGTGGCTCCAGGAGGTCGGCGCGCCCGCGCCCCTCGTCCCGCCCGAGCACGCCGCCGCCTTCACCGAGGCGACCGTCGCGAACGCCCTGGACTGTCCCGACCTGTGGGGCATCACCTGGTGGTGCTCCCACGACGTGTCCCGAGAACTGGCCGACTTCCCCGGGCTCGAATACGGGCTCGGGCTGCTGACCAACGACCGGAAACCGAAGGACGCGGCCCGGGTGCTGGAGCGGGCGGCCCAGGAGGCGCCACGGCCGCCCGAGCCGCGTACGACGGCGCTGATCGTCCCCGCCGATCCGTCCACCCGCTCACTCTGCGCGCCGGGCGGCACTGTCTTCGATGCCTATTTCCGGCTGGTCGCCGACGGCGTCCGCCCCACCACCGTCCTCGACGTGCGTGCCGCCGACCAGGAACACCTCATGGCGCGCGACATCACCGAGGTCGTCGCTCCCGATCAGGTACTCCCCACCCCACAAGGAGGCACCCGCTCGTGA
- a CDS encoding carbohydrate ABC transporter permease, with amino-acid sequence MSVLEKVRPAAKAKVKPSAGAREPRVTDEHGRRVRVWELALRYLLLLGVLALTVGPFLWQLSTSLKGPTEDIFSSPPKFLPGDPTLHNYERVAETIPVWDYALNSLKVATANVVTNCVGAALAGYALARLRYRGRRAATLAFILAMLVPVEGIIIAQFTTMRELGLNNTLIGVVLPGCISALNVLLMRNAFLNLPYEIEEAAYVDGANVWQRFLRIAVPSVKGTLAVVAIFAFMGAWDDFLWPLIVLSDPSKFTLTIGLNYLHGTFANDERLVAAGTIIAVAPLIALFACLQRYFFRGVGEGAVKG; translated from the coding sequence ATGAGCGTCCTGGAGAAGGTACGGCCCGCGGCGAAGGCGAAGGTCAAGCCGTCGGCCGGCGCTCGCGAACCCCGCGTCACCGACGAGCACGGCCGCCGCGTCCGCGTATGGGAGCTCGCCCTGCGCTACCTGCTGCTGCTCGGCGTGCTCGCCCTCACCGTCGGCCCGTTCCTCTGGCAGCTGTCGACCTCGCTCAAGGGCCCCACCGAGGACATCTTCAGCTCCCCGCCGAAGTTCCTGCCGGGCGATCCCACCCTGCACAACTACGAGCGCGTCGCCGAGACCATCCCCGTCTGGGACTACGCCCTCAACTCGCTGAAGGTCGCCACCGCCAACGTCGTGACCAACTGCGTCGGCGCGGCACTCGCCGGTTACGCCCTCGCCCGGCTGCGCTACCGGGGCCGCCGCGCGGCCACGCTCGCGTTCATCCTCGCGATGCTCGTGCCCGTGGAGGGCATCATCATCGCCCAGTTCACAACTATGCGGGAGCTCGGCCTCAACAACACCCTCATCGGCGTCGTCCTGCCCGGCTGCATCAGCGCCCTGAACGTCCTGCTGATGCGCAACGCCTTCCTCAACCTGCCGTACGAGATCGAGGAAGCGGCCTACGTCGACGGCGCCAACGTCTGGCAGCGGTTCCTGCGCATCGCCGTACCGTCGGTGAAGGGGACCCTTGCCGTCGTCGCGATCTTCGCCTTCATGGGCGCCTGGGACGACTTCCTGTGGCCGCTCATCGTGCTGAGCGACCCGTCCAAGTTCACGCTGACCATCGGGCTCAACTATCTGCACGGCACCTTCGCCAACGACGAACGCCTCGTCGCCGCGGGCACGATCATCGCCGTGGCGCCGCTGATCGCCCTCTTCGCCTGTCTCCAGCGGTACTTCTTCCGCGGTGTCGGGGAGGGCGCCGTCAAGGGCTGA
- a CDS encoding carbohydrate ABC transporter permease encodes MASSAVPRVSRVRRQLPISPWLFAAPGLLVIGAFILYPFVSTLVNAFTDRRTLIPGEFVGLANFRELLGDDMFWIGLRNSTLYVVGVVPALVVLPLLLALLVQKNIPGITFFRSAFYTPVVASIVVVGLIWVWLLDERGLVNSLLETIGVGRVGFLSDQWLLLLSAMAVTVWKGLGYYMIIYLAALANVPRELHEAAAVDGAGAVRRFLTVTVPAVRSTMVLVGALSSVAAFKVFSEVYLMAGPSGGPAGEDTTLVMLVQRTGTGLTGRVGYASAISVVVFVVTVALMLLVLRADRRDES; translated from the coding sequence ATGGCGAGCTCGGCTGTCCCCCGTGTCTCCCGGGTGCGGCGCCAACTGCCCATCAGCCCCTGGCTGTTCGCCGCCCCGGGCCTGCTGGTCATCGGCGCCTTCATCCTGTACCCGTTCGTCTCCACGCTGGTCAACGCCTTCACCGACCGCCGCACGCTGATCCCGGGCGAGTTCGTGGGCCTCGCCAACTTCCGCGAGCTGCTCGGCGACGACATGTTCTGGATCGGCCTGCGCAACAGCACGCTCTACGTGGTCGGCGTCGTCCCCGCCCTCGTCGTCCTGCCGCTGCTGCTCGCGCTGCTCGTGCAGAAGAACATCCCCGGCATCACCTTCTTCCGGTCCGCCTTCTACACGCCGGTCGTCGCCTCGATCGTCGTAGTCGGACTGATCTGGGTGTGGCTGCTCGACGAGCGGGGGCTGGTGAACTCGCTCCTGGAGACGATCGGCGTCGGCCGGGTCGGCTTCCTCAGCGACCAGTGGCTGCTCCTGCTGAGCGCGATGGCCGTGACGGTCTGGAAGGGCCTCGGCTACTACATGATCATTTATCTGGCCGCGCTCGCGAACGTGCCCCGCGAACTGCACGAGGCGGCGGCCGTGGACGGTGCCGGAGCGGTCCGCCGCTTCCTCACGGTCACCGTGCCCGCCGTCCGCTCCACCATGGTTCTGGTCGGGGCCCTGTCGTCGGTCGCCGCGTTCAAGGTGTTCTCCGAGGTGTACCTGATGGCCGGCCCGAGCGGTGGCCCGGCGGGCGAGGACACCACCCTCGTGATGCTCGTCCAGCGCACCGGCACCGGCCTGACCGGCCGCGTCGGCTACGCCTCCGCCATCTCGGTCGTCGTCTTCGTCGTCACCGTCGCCCTGATGCTCCTTGTGCTGCGCGCGGACCGGAGGGACGAATCATGA